One Brevibacillus choshinensis genomic window carries:
- a CDS encoding GlsB/YeaQ/YmgE family stress response membrane protein, translated as MFWIVWALVGLVVWWGMNMLMTGKAGGSNWLASLIVALLGSWLGDLVLGNWLWMLAGFNVIAGAIGAIVLVWLWNLITKQMK; from the coding sequence ATGTTCTGGATCGTATGGGCATTGGTCGGTTTGGTCGTATGGTGGGGTATGAACATGCTGATGACAGGAAAAGCAGGGGGCAGCAACTGGTTGGCATCCCTGATTGTCGCGCTGCTCGGCAGCTGGCTCGGTGATCTGGTCTTGGGCAACTGGCTGTGGATGTTGGCAGGATTCAATGTCATTGCCGGGGCGATTGGCGCCATTGTACTGGTTTGGCTCTGGAATCTCATTACCAAGCAAATGAAATAA